A single Arachidicoccus sp. BS20 DNA region contains:
- the porU2 gene encoding putative type IX secretion system sortase PorU2, whose product MKKRKIYNKIYLSALFFFSIAGLRAQQYNNEWIVYGQSYYKFKLLSDGLYRITGASLSAAGLGSVSGSQLQLWHNGRQVALYVSNSGTFGSSDYIEFWGMHNDGSTDSALFKRPADQINKAKSLETDSAAYFLTLNTNTSQNLRYTDNGVLSIPPDVRPEAYFMYTVQNNLSGNFNQGPAKDYSGDYVYLSDYQYKTFGALLTPGTTVASAFTNLHPYTSGSVTSSLSVGIAGSSSTGTNRLVSVSGSTGGTLINGASLGAFEGKILTADDFRITGNFTATVSETNSNSSGDRATVSFVSLTYPRTFDFGGQSSFAFSLPASAQQRVLQITDFNANGSTPVLYDLTNNRRYTANVSGGTYSFVIPATAAADFALAGQAAASYTGITGTEIRRRDFADPAGSANQGNYLIIYNKVLQNGAQAYQQYRASSAGGSFNARLYEIEDLEDEFAFGIHGHPLSIKNFLRYARSRFAQSPEYVLLLGRGLTFNNTYGTNGANADYRSQALLPTYGWPASDILLASDNFVPVAATPVGRVSAISSEEVNTYLDKVKAYEQEQQNNDNTIDNNFWKKNIAFISGGSSASEESQFGGYLNSYEKIMSDTLYGGRGYYFSNQSSSFTTTSSDFLNSLFASGMSLLSYYGHGASTTIGYAQLSDPSAFNNNGKYPVIFTSGCDVGNCFDYMGGRSNTVNNITERYLFTKDKGSVAFVAQTYLGITNILDLYNRTLYKHLAVTDYSRPVINSMIAGEQLMVDPSSLPGRDSISLYANAAQTCFLGDPAISLFGAAKPDFAVDAAHIIAPQSVSATAAGFHIKAYLYNLGKAAGDSVMLQVQRKLPSGTIQTLLSKNIPSVKNIDSVELDVTLNPATDAGSNSIIVTIDGNARYDELSTANNTATATVFVYSNGLTPAYPYDYSIIHNPTAHLIASTSDALAAATDYVMELDTTSLFNSTFKITKTVHSAGGAIDFDPGISYSDSTVYYWRVSPAPAQGGLYYWAGSSFQYIGSPNNRDGAGQSHLYQHLASATERIRLDSTSRLWTFTNIPNAFLINHAVTGGGNTTGASNFDIVINNTILNSSYYCTSVGNSIMFNIFSPDGVKPYFNQSEPSTVEQAGGVLAGSGKGFMGSTTACGSSPYSFDKNPANYPNTNKYNFQFPYKTTAQRNNIAQFMDWIPEGSYVIVRLFIVTPFTSVPTVDAWKTQDGTGSGSLYNAFIEQGLGLIDNFTAPKAAVFIYKKGDHSFTPLQQMTDDAFGQLHINQNINSSDTLGFITSPKFGPAQSWTSLQWNGQSQDAAGTDNAQLYVIGFDSSQTRSTVLKTLTMAQQNADISDIDAQQYPYLQLKLRDADSINFTPYQLRYWHLLYSPLPEGALAANILYNTKDTVNSGEDYSFAIAFKNISDQPFNDSLPANVNITSANNTVYTIPVRNLKKLMPGDTAIVSITIPGDSATFNKNQTNPTLKTSVSTQNITGKNNLSLNINPNNNPKEQSSDNNFLFKTFYVKSNISSTNLDVTFDGVHILNNDIVAAKPDIVIHFNSDSKYILLNDTSIAQISLKYPDGTTKRFAYNTDSLIFTPAKDSGNNEAIANLKPYLIQDGTYQLIVNNGNSSSTTQSLSYSVSFQVYNKPMISDMFNYPNPFTSSTAFVFTITGSEVPQNIRIEIMTITGKIVKEITKAELGPLHIGRNITEYKWDGTDMYGQKLANGVYLYRVITNENGKRLDKFNITDENGNAVNTGKYFNKGYGKMYLMR is encoded by the coding sequence ATGAAAAAAAGAAAAATATATAATAAAATTTATTTGTCTGCTCTATTCTTCTTCTCTATCGCTGGTTTACGCGCACAGCAGTATAATAATGAGTGGATAGTTTACGGTCAAAGTTACTATAAGTTCAAGCTGTTGTCTGATGGTCTTTACCGTATCACGGGGGCATCGTTGTCGGCGGCAGGCTTGGGCAGTGTCAGCGGTTCTCAGTTGCAGCTTTGGCACAACGGCAGGCAGGTAGCCTTGTATGTCAGCAACAGCGGCACTTTCGGCAGTTCGGATTACATAGAGTTCTGGGGCATGCACAATGACGGTTCAACGGACTCTGCGCTGTTCAAGCGTCCTGCCGACCAAATCAACAAAGCCAAAAGCCTGGAGACCGACAGTGCAGCCTACTTTCTGACGCTCAATACCAACACTTCGCAAAACCTGCGCTATACCGATAACGGTGTTTTATCCATTCCTCCGGATGTCCGGCCCGAAGCCTATTTCATGTACACCGTTCAAAACAACCTGAGCGGCAACTTCAACCAGGGTCCGGCAAAAGACTACAGCGGCGATTACGTGTACCTCTCCGACTACCAATACAAAACCTTCGGTGCGCTGCTCACGCCGGGCACCACGGTGGCAAGCGCATTTACCAACTTACATCCCTATACCTCAGGCAGCGTTACGTCCAGCCTTTCGGTGGGTATTGCCGGTTCTTCTTCCACAGGCACGAACCGTTTGGTCAGCGTGAGCGGCAGCACCGGCGGCACGCTGATAAACGGCGCTTCCTTAGGCGCCTTTGAAGGCAAAATACTGACGGCGGATGACTTCCGGATAACCGGCAACTTTACGGCTACCGTCAGCGAGACCAACAGCAACAGCTCCGGCGACCGGGCAACCGTCAGCTTTGTGTCCTTAACCTATCCCAGAACATTTGACTTCGGGGGACAATCCTCTTTCGCTTTTTCGCTGCCCGCATCCGCACAGCAACGCGTGCTGCAGATAACCGATTTCAATGCCAACGGCAGTACGCCCGTTCTGTATGATTTAACGAATAACCGGAGATATACGGCAAATGTCAGCGGCGGCACTTATTCCTTTGTCATTCCGGCAACCGCCGCTGCCGATTTTGCATTGGCAGGACAGGCAGCCGCATCTTACACCGGTATAACGGGTACAGAGATTCGCCGCCGGGATTTTGCCGACCCTGCCGGCAGCGCTAACCAGGGCAACTACCTGATTATCTACAATAAAGTATTACAAAACGGTGCACAGGCATACCAACAGTACCGCGCATCCTCTGCCGGCGGAAGCTTCAATGCCAGACTCTATGAGATAGAAGATTTGGAAGACGAGTTCGCCTTCGGCATACACGGGCATCCGCTAAGTATTAAAAACTTCCTGCGCTATGCCAGAAGCCGGTTTGCACAAAGCCCGGAATATGTGCTGCTGCTGGGACGAGGATTAACCTTCAACAATACGTATGGCACCAACGGCGCCAATGCCGATTACCGGTCGCAGGCACTGCTCCCAACCTACGGGTGGCCCGCATCCGACATCCTTTTAGCCTCCGACAATTTTGTACCCGTTGCCGCTACACCCGTCGGCAGGGTATCGGCAATAAGCTCCGAAGAAGTCAACACCTATCTTGACAAGGTTAAAGCTTATGAGCAGGAACAGCAAAATAATGACAATACTATCGACAATAATTTTTGGAAAAAAAATATTGCATTTATTTCCGGGGGAAGCTCTGCTTCCGAAGAATCCCAGTTCGGCGGCTACCTGAACAGCTATGAAAAAATCATGAGCGATACATTATACGGCGGCAGGGGGTATTACTTCAGCAACCAGTCGTCTTCCTTTACAACCACGTCCAGTGATTTCTTAAACAGCCTGTTTGCCTCCGGCATGAGCCTGCTCAGCTATTACGGGCACGGTGCCAGCACCACGATAGGCTACGCCCAGCTCAGCGACCCGTCTGCTTTTAACAATAACGGCAAATATCCTGTTATATTTACCAGCGGTTGCGACGTCGGCAACTGTTTCGATTATATGGGCGGCAGAAGCAACACTGTCAACAATATTACCGAACGGTATCTGTTTACCAAAGATAAAGGGAGCGTCGCTTTTGTGGCACAAACTTATTTAGGCATTACCAATATCCTGGATCTTTACAACAGGACTTTGTACAAGCACCTGGCTGTTACTGATTATTCCCGGCCGGTTATCAACAGCATGATAGCGGGGGAACAACTCATGGTTGACCCGAGTTCGCTGCCCGGCAGGGACAGCATCAGTCTGTATGCCAATGCAGCGCAAACCTGTTTTTTGGGCGACCCCGCCATTTCACTGTTCGGAGCAGCCAAGCCCGATTTTGCCGTAGATGCCGCGCATATCATTGCCCCGCAATCGGTGTCGGCAACTGCCGCCGGCTTTCATATAAAAGCCTATTTGTATAACTTAGGCAAAGCTGCCGGGGACTCCGTAATGTTGCAGGTACAAAGAAAACTGCCTTCGGGAACAATACAAACCCTGTTGTCCAAAAACATTCCTTCGGTAAAAAATATAGATTCGGTGGAGCTGGATGTAACACTTAACCCGGCTACAGATGCCGGCAGCAACAGCATCATCGTAACCATTGACGGCAATGCACGCTATGATGAGCTAAGTACTGCCAACAACACCGCGACGGCAACCGTTTTTGTCTATTCCAACGGGCTGACGCCTGCTTATCCTTACGATTATTCCATCATTCATAATCCGACCGCTCATCTCATTGCTTCCACCTCCGACGCATTGGCTGCCGCAACCGATTATGTGATGGAACTGGATACCACATCTTTATTCAATTCTACATTCAAAATAACAAAAACGGTACACTCTGCAGGAGGAGCCATCGATTTTGACCCCGGAATCAGCTACAGCGATAGTACGGTTTACTACTGGCGGGTAAGTCCTGCGCCGGCACAAGGCGGTTTGTATTACTGGGCAGGAAGCAGTTTCCAATACATCGGCAGTCCCAACAACCGGGACGGTGCCGGGCAGTCGCACCTCTATCAGCACCTGGCGTCTGCGACAGAAAGAATCCGGCTGGACAGTACAAGCAGGCTGTGGACTTTTACTAATATCCCCAATGCCTTCCTGATTAACCACGCCGTAACCGGCGGCGGGAATACTACCGGAGCAAGCAACTTCGATATCGTTATCAACAACACAATTCTTAATTCCAGCTACTATTGTACTTCTGTGGGTAATTCCATCATGTTCAATATATTCTCTCCGGACGGTGTTAAGCCTTATTTTAACCAATCCGAACCTTCTACCGTTGAGCAGGCCGGCGGCGTGCTGGCAGGTTCCGGCAAAGGCTTCATGGGTTCAACGACTGCCTGCGGCTCTTCGCCTTACTCTTTTGACAAAAACCCCGCTAATTATCCCAATACCAATAAATACAACTTCCAGTTCCCGTATAAAACCACGGCACAACGCAATAATATTGCACAGTTCATGGACTGGATACCCGAAGGTTCCTATGTGATTGTCAGGCTGTTTATTGTAACGCCGTTTACCTCCGTACCTACGGTGGATGCGTGGAAAACACAGGACGGCACGGGCAGCGGTTCGCTCTACAACGCTTTTATTGAACAGGGACTTGGGCTTATCGATAATTTTACGGCACCCAAAGCAGCGGTGTTTATCTATAAAAAAGGAGACCATTCCTTTACGCCGCTTCAGCAAATGACCGATGACGCTTTCGGGCAGCTGCATATCAATCAAAATATCAACAGCAGCGATACGCTGGGCTTCATCACTTCCCCAAAATTCGGTCCCGCCCAAAGCTGGACATCGCTGCAATGGAACGGGCAGTCGCAGGATGCGGCAGGTACGGATAATGCACAGTTGTACGTGATAGGTTTTGACAGCAGCCAAACCCGCAGCACCGTGCTCAAAACGCTGACCATGGCACAGCAGAATGCCGATATCTCTGATATTGATGCGCAGCAATACCCTTACCTGCAACTGAAACTGCGCGATGCCGACAGCATCAACTTTACACCTTACCAGCTGCGCTACTGGCACTTGTTGTATTCCCCTTTGCCCGAAGGTGCGCTGGCGGCAAATATTTTGTACAATACAAAAGATACGGTTAACAGCGGGGAAGACTACAGCTTCGCCATCGCCTTTAAGAACATTAGCGACCAGCCTTTTAACGACAGCCTCCCGGCAAATGTGAACATCACAAGCGCAAATAATACAGTATATACCATCCCGGTCAGAAACCTTAAAAAACTGATGCCCGGCGATACAGCCATTGTCAGCATTACCATACCGGGTGACTCCGCTACCTTCAATAAAAACCAGACAAACCCAACGCTCAAAACATCAGTAAGCACTCAAAATATTACAGGTAAGAATAATCTTAGCTTAAATATTAATCCAAACAATAACCCTAAAGAACAAAGCAGCGATAATAATTTTCTTTTTAAAACATTCTATGTTAAGTCTAATATCAGCAGTACTAATCTGGATGTAACATTTGATGGCGTACATATTTTGAATAATGATATTGTGGCTGCAAAACCCGATATCGTTATCCACTTCAATAGCGATTCAAAATACATCTTACTGAATGATACTTCTATCGCACAAATCTCTTTGAAGTATCCCGACGGAACGACAAAAAGATTTGCATACAATACAGACTCACTCATTTTTACGCCGGCGAAAGACAGTGGAAATAACGAAGCAATTGCCAACCTTAAACCATATCTTATACAGGATGGTACTTACCAATTAATTGTAAACAATGGAAACTCAAGCTCAACTACACAAAGTTTGTCTTATAGTGTTTCATTCCAGGTGTATAATAAGCCAATGATTTCGGATATGTTCAATTATCCTAATCCTTTTACATCTTCTACTGCATTTGTATTTACAATTACGGGTAGTGAGGTACCACAGAATATTCGGATAGAGATTATGACGATTACAGGAAAAATTGTTAAAGAAATTACAAAGGCGGAATTGGGACCATTGCACATAGGAAGAAATATTACGGAGTACAAATGGGATGGTACCGACATGTACGGTCAAAAGCTGGCAAACGGTGTTTATCTGTATAGAGTGATTACAAATGAAAATGGAAAGCGGTTGGATAAATTCAACATTACAGATGAGAACGGGAACGCGGTAAACACGGGAAAATATTTTAATAAAGGATACGGTAAAATGTATCTGATGCGGTAA
- a CDS encoding putative type IX sorting system protein PorV2: MSRSKFNLLVLFSVLICFHVKAQFRTYSNEFLNIGAGARGLGMGGAQVASVTDATAGYWNPAALAFIRDQPTFSAMHADYFSGIGKYDFLAAAIPLNDDKRTLGITALRFGVDDIPNTLFLVDPQTGQLNYNNISTFSSADYAFLLSYGQVLKDDNNMKIAFGGNAKIIYRHVGSFAHAWGLGIDGGVQITTPTWRAGAVVRDLTTTYNAWSFSFTDPEKQVLYLTDNDIPVKSTEITQPRVILGGGYNFIFNPKFSLLAESNLAVTFDGKRNTLISGKPVSIDPNLGLEANIVDKVFIRAGISNFQRGLADSDTTNQKRVWLFQPSLGAGFRLGNVVIDYAFTNLANQSNPLYTHVFSLRLDLDNKKTKSMPLY; encoded by the coding sequence ATGAGCCGAAGTAAATTTAACCTCTTAGTTCTATTTTCTGTACTGATATGCTTCCATGTGAAAGCGCAGTTTCGTACTTATTCCAATGAGTTTTTGAATATTGGCGCCGGAGCGCGTGGTTTAGGTATGGGCGGGGCGCAGGTTGCTTCTGTGACGGATGCGACAGCGGGTTATTGGAATCCCGCGGCGCTGGCATTTATCCGCGACCAACCGACTTTTTCGGCTATGCATGCCGATTATTTTTCCGGCATTGGTAAATACGATTTTTTGGCTGCAGCTATTCCTTTGAACGACGATAAACGTACATTGGGCATTACTGCATTGCGCTTTGGTGTGGATGATATTCCCAACACTTTGTTTTTGGTTGACCCGCAAACAGGGCAGTTAAATTATAATAATATCTCTACTTTTTCTTCTGCCGATTACGCTTTCCTTTTGTCTTATGGACAAGTTTTAAAAGACGATAACAATATGAAAATTGCCTTCGGCGGAAATGCAAAAATCATTTATCGTCATGTGGGCTCATTCGCACACGCCTGGGGTTTGGGCATCGATGGCGGCGTACAAATTACGACTCCTACCTGGCGTGCAGGTGCTGTGGTAAGAGACTTAACCACCACTTACAATGCCTGGAGTTTTAGTTTTACCGATCCGGAAAAGCAAGTGCTTTACCTCACGGATAATGATATTCCTGTAAAATCTACGGAAATCACACAGCCGCGCGTGATACTTGGCGGCGGATACAATTTTATTTTTAATCCAAAGTTCAGTCTGTTGGCAGAGTCGAACCTTGCCGTAACTTTTGACGGGAAAAGAAATACGTTAATCAGCGGAAAACCTGTAAGTATCGACCCGAATTTGGGTCTGGAAGCCAATATTGTGGACAAAGTATTTATCCGTGCTGGTATTTCCAACTTCCAGCGCGGGCTTGCCGATAGCGACACAACAAATCAAAAGCGTGTATGGTTATTCCAGCCAAGTCTCGGGGCTGGTTTCCGTTTAGGTAATGTAGTAATTGATTATGCGTTTACCAATTTGGCAAACCAATCTAATCCTTTATACACGCATGTATTTTCGTTAAGGTTAGATTTGGATAATAAAAAAACAAAATCAATGCCTCTTTATTAA
- a CDS encoding mannose-1-phosphate guanylyltransferase, translated as MEQYEHQYVVILAGGIGSRLWPKSLTAKPKQFLDILGTGKTLIQQTFDRFVSFIKKENIFVITHRDYYLLVHAQLPGLPVENIILEPSRKSTAPSVAYISMKLMALDPNANLIVAPSDHIIIDKENFATVIQTALDFSSHLKALVTLGIKPLYPNTGYGYIQYETREVASNIYKVKTFTEKPNLDLAKVFLESGEFLWNSGIFVWRVKSVLAAIEKYQPELFEVFEAEKEFFNTEKEAEAIERIYPLCTNVSIDFAIMEKSQNVYVIPASFGWNDLGNWSSAYENLEKDYLGNAVAGKHILVIDATKCMVSAPDKKLVVLQGLDDFIVVDTKDTLLICKKEKESEIKDYVAEVKRNFDEDYL; from the coding sequence GTGGAGCAGTATGAACATCAGTATGTAGTGATTTTGGCAGGCGGCATCGGCAGTCGTTTATGGCCAAAAAGTCTAACAGCAAAGCCAAAACAGTTTCTTGATATTTTGGGTACAGGCAAAACACTTATTCAACAGACATTTGACAGGTTTGTCTCTTTTATAAAAAAGGAAAACATCTTTGTAATTACACATAGGGATTATTATTTATTGGTTCATGCTCAATTGCCCGGCTTGCCTGTGGAAAATATTATTCTTGAACCAAGCCGCAAAAGTACCGCACCAAGTGTTGCCTACATTTCCATGAAACTAATGGCGCTCGACCCGAATGCCAATCTGATTGTTGCGCCGAGCGACCATATTATAATCGATAAAGAAAATTTTGCAACAGTAATCCAGACAGCATTGGATTTTTCATCACACTTAAAAGCATTGGTTACGCTGGGCATCAAGCCGCTTTACCCAAACACGGGTTACGGGTATATTCAATACGAAACCCGCGAAGTTGCTTCTAATATTTACAAGGTAAAAACCTTTACCGAAAAACCAAATCTCGACCTGGCAAAAGTGTTTCTGGAAAGCGGCGAATTTCTCTGGAATTCCGGCATATTCGTATGGCGCGTAAAGAGTGTGCTTGCCGCCATAGAAAAATATCAGCCGGAATTATTTGAAGTATTTGAAGCTGAAAAAGAATTTTTCAACACGGAAAAAGAAGCTGAAGCAATTGAGCGGATTTATCCGCTTTGTACCAATGTCTCCATCGATTTTGCTATTATGGAAAAATCGCAAAATGTATATGTGATTCCGGCTTCATTTGGCTGGAACGATTTGGGCAACTGGAGCAGCGCGTATGAAAATCTTGAAAAAGATTATTTGGGAAATGCTGTTGCGGGAAAACATATTCTTGTGATTGATGCAACAAAATGTATGGTAAGCGCACCGGACAAAAAGCTTGTCGTACTGCAAGGTTTGGACGATTTTATTGTTGTGGATACAAAAGATACTTTGCTGATTTGTAAAAAAGAAAAAGAATCTGAAATCAAAGATTATGTTGCGGAAGTGAAAAGAAACTTTGATGAAGATTATTTGTAA
- a CDS encoding glycosyltransferase, producing MLRALWLASWYPSKTSSQNGDFIQRHARAVSTYADVYVLHVVAYENNEIILNHENNLTEEIVYYKKKNDNPLRNFFSFIQYFFLYKKHIKKYIDAQGKPDTVHVHVSMRAGLLALWIKKKYHIPYVVTEHWGGFFSDRKDGFAIKNFVYKYFAKKVLKEAATFLPVSNALGNSVRNNVVQINYRKIPNVVDTTFFYYEQRNSVNEKFVFLHVSSLDENKNPKGIIRAFALLLSENENIFLKIIGRENRELNNLAEELNISSSNISFLHQIPYEQVAAEMQLADAFVLFSHSENFPCVIIESLCCGIPVIATNVGGVAEQIDESNGITIPSNDEQALLSAMKKMMENYTHYNKEAIAKNAIALYNYDVVGKQIVEVYQSVINGYK from the coding sequence ATGTTACGCGCATTGTGGCTTGCAAGTTGGTATCCGTCGAAAACATCTTCCCAAAACGGAGATTTTATTCAGCGTCATGCGCGTGCTGTTTCAACATATGCTGACGTATATGTATTGCACGTAGTTGCTTATGAAAATAATGAAATCATATTGAATCATGAAAATAATCTTACCGAAGAAATTGTTTATTACAAAAAGAAAAACGATAACCCGCTTCGTAATTTTTTTTCATTTATTCAGTATTTTTTTCTTTATAAAAAGCATATAAAAAAATATATTGATGCGCAGGGAAAGCCCGACACTGTTCATGTTCATGTATCTATGCGTGCAGGTTTGCTGGCTTTGTGGATAAAGAAAAAGTACCATATTCCGTATGTTGTAACCGAACATTGGGGTGGATTTTTTTCTGACAGAAAAGATGGTTTTGCAATAAAAAACTTTGTCTATAAATATTTTGCCAAAAAAGTTTTAAAAGAAGCGGCTACATTCTTGCCTGTGAGCAATGCTTTGGGAAATAGCGTGCGAAACAATGTTGTTCAGATAAACTATCGGAAAATTCCGAACGTTGTGGACACAACATTTTTTTATTACGAGCAAAGAAATTCAGTTAATGAAAAATTTGTTTTTCTTCATGTTTCATCGCTTGATGAAAATAAAAATCCAAAAGGAATCATTCGCGCATTTGCCCTGTTGCTGAGCGAAAACGAAAACATTTTTCTCAAAATTATCGGAAGAGAAAATCGTGAACTGAATAATTTAGCAGAAGAACTAAATATTTCGTCGAGCAACATTTCTTTTCTTCATCAAATTCCTTATGAGCAGGTGGCTGCTGAAATGCAACTTGCAGATGCTTTTGTTCTGTTTAGTCATTCCGAAAATTTTCCCTGTGTTATCATCGAAAGTCTTTGTTGCGGCATTCCTGTAATTGCAACGAATGTTGGCGGCGTTGCAGAGCAAATAGATGAGAGCAACGGTATTACAATTCCATCAAACGATGAACAAGCTTTGCTTTCAGCCATGAAAAAAATGATGGAAAATTATACGCATTATAACAAAGAAGCAATTGCAAAAAATGCAATTGCATTATATAATTACGATGTTGTAGGTAAACAGATTGTTGAAGTATATCAGTCTGTAATTAATGGTTACAAATAA
- a CDS encoding ABC transporter ATP-binding protein, with amino-acid sequence MQLKFKNNFLGYFHFYYSVIGNKLYRFIFINMLVGLLDGIGLSMFIPLLSIAFGGKNDNSQSLGKLHYFIDALQKTGISVTVSSVLVLLIVLFSLKGLMRYFQMQYMAQMRFSFITKIRSELLNMLGNVKYRDFLQLDSGTIQNSLLSEMTRLYGTMSNYFWTIQYAVMVLTYIVLAFLANYRFAFLVIVGAALSNILYKKIFSNTQKASIKVSQKGNQFNSFLVQAINHFRYLKATDYFRKYAARLNEVIKETEDMNLKIGRYQALSEGTKEPIAVAIICIVVYIQFYFFKGNMNSVFVSLLLFYRSLTQLSQLQSSRQSFIQNIGSMYAISNMAESLQAMQEDTTIGKPVANIGTIRLENVSLTYDSAPVLENISMKVEKNTTIAFIGESGSGKTSLAHLMIGLFPPTKGNVFIDNQNLQNINIHAYRNKIGYISQDAVIFNDTIFNNVTFFDTPLEANIQRFWKALQLASLSDFVQSLPLQEHTVLGDNGMLISGGQKQRISIARELYKECELLILDEATSALDSETENIIRENIEQLQGKYTIIVIAHRLSTVKKADTIYLLKNKKITASGSFEELLTASDEFKKIINAQAFQ; translated from the coding sequence GTGCAGTTAAAGTTTAAAAATAATTTTTTAGGATATTTTCACTTTTATTATTCCGTTATAGGCAATAAACTGTACCGATTTATTTTTATCAATATGCTGGTAGGCTTACTCGACGGCATTGGTTTGTCAATGTTTATTCCATTGCTTTCTATTGCATTTGGCGGCAAAAATGACAACTCACAATCACTGGGAAAACTTCATTATTTTATAGATGCGCTTCAGAAAACCGGCATATCCGTTACCGTAAGCTCCGTGCTTGTTTTACTCATCGTTTTATTTTCTTTAAAAGGCTTGATGCGCTATTTTCAGATGCAATATATGGCGCAAATGAGGTTTTCTTTTATTACCAAAATAAGAAGCGAATTGCTAAATATGCTGGGTAATGTCAAATACAGGGATTTTTTACAATTAGACTCCGGCACTATACAAAACAGTCTCCTATCCGAAATGACAAGATTATACGGCACTATGTCCAATTATTTCTGGACTATTCAATATGCCGTAATGGTGTTGACCTATATAGTTTTGGCATTTCTTGCAAATTACCGGTTTGCATTTTTAGTTATCGTAGGTGCGGCATTGAGTAATATTTTGTATAAGAAAATTTTTTCCAACACACAAAAAGCCTCAATTAAAGTATCTCAAAAAGGCAACCAATTCAACAGTTTTTTAGTGCAAGCCATTAATCATTTCAGGTACCTGAAAGCAACTGATTATTTCCGCAAATATGCAGCCCGACTAAATGAAGTAATTAAAGAAACCGAAGACATGAATCTCAAAATCGGTCGCTACCAGGCGCTGTCCGAAGGAACTAAAGAACCGATTGCGGTAGCCATTATCTGCATTGTAGTGTATATACAATTTTACTTTTTTAAAGGCAATATGAATTCAGTGTTTGTGAGCCTGCTGCTTTTTTATCGTTCGCTTACACAGCTTAGCCAGCTTCAATCGAGCAGACAATCTTTTATACAAAATATTGGCAGCATGTATGCCATATCAAATATGGCAGAAAGTCTGCAAGCCATGCAGGAAGATACTACAATTGGCAAACCGGTGGCAAACATTGGCACAATAAGGTTAGAAAATGTAAGCCTGACCTACGATTCAGCTCCGGTTCTGGAAAATATTAGTATGAAAGTCGAAAAAAATACGACCATTGCATTTATAGGCGAAAGCGGCTCCGGCAAAACCAGCCTCGCACACCTGATGATAGGTCTGTTTCCTCCGACAAAGGGCAATGTATTTATAGATAATCAAAATTTGCAGAACATCAACATTCACGCTTACCGAAATAAAATCGGATACATTTCCCAGGATGCAGTCATATTTAACGATACAATATTTAACAACGTTACTTTTTTTGATACGCCCCTAGAAGCCAATATCCAACGCTTCTGGAAAGCCTTGCAACTTGCATCCTTATCCGACTTTGTACAGTCTTTGCCGTTGCAGGAACATACCGTGCTGGGAGACAATGGTATGTTGATTTCCGGCGGACAAAAACAACGCATATCCATTGCCCGTGAACTTTACAAAGAATGTGAGTTACTAATTCTGGACGAAGCGACCTCGGCGCTGGACTCCGAAACGGAAAATATTATAAGAGAAAATATTGAGCAACTGCAAGGCAAATACACCATCATCGTAATAGCACACCGGCTTTCTACAGTAAAAAAAGCTGACACCATTTATTTACTCAAAAACAAGAAAATAACCGCCAGCGGCAGCTTTGAAGAATTACTTACAGCATCTGACGAGTTTAAAAAAATAATAAATGCACAAGCTTTCCAATGA